Proteins encoded by one window of Pseudonocardia alni:
- a CDS encoding ATP-binding cassette domain-containing protein: protein MTATATPTIGCTGLRVSTTGGREVLHGVDYAVAPGEILALVGESGSGKTTAALAALGHFRTGLAHTGGTMAFHGHTETHDDLLTLDQVTLRGVRGRLVSYVPQDPALSLNPLLRVGTQVAEVLEAHSWDGDVTVRVREVLAEVGLPDDDAFLARYPHQLSGGQQQRVGIAAAFANRPDVVVLDEPTTGLDVTTQDLVLDTVRELVTRSATAALYITHDLAVVAGLADRVAVMQSGEVVETGPVARVLTAPEHPYTRGLIAAVPDLDRRVERAPVPSGDAAGEPVLRVSGAGKRFGATTVLDGVDLELWPGECLMLLGESGSGKTTLARGLSGLLPLDSGTLTLKGEELATPRSHAQLRSVQYVFQSPFASLNPRRTLAGSLEVPLRHLTDADAGTRRARVLDMLRQVRLDESFAARYPGSLSGGERQRAAIARALVTAPDVLVCDEVTSALDVSVQAAILDLLALVRRELGTAMVFVTHNIALAREVADRIAVLQGGRIVEQGTVEEVLSNPANDYTRELLAHTPSMAAVR, encoded by the coding sequence ATGACCGCCACCGCGACACCCACGATCGGCTGCACGGGCCTGCGCGTGTCCACCACCGGCGGGCGGGAGGTGCTGCACGGTGTCGACTACGCGGTCGCCCCGGGTGAGATCCTCGCGCTGGTCGGCGAGTCCGGCTCCGGGAAGACGACGGCGGCACTGGCCGCGCTCGGCCACTTCCGGACCGGGCTCGCGCACACCGGCGGCACGATGGCGTTCCACGGCCACACCGAGACCCACGACGACCTGCTCACCCTCGACCAGGTCACGCTGCGCGGGGTCCGCGGCCGGCTGGTCAGCTACGTGCCGCAGGACCCGGCGCTGTCGCTGAACCCGTTGCTGCGGGTCGGCACCCAGGTCGCCGAGGTGCTGGAGGCGCACTCCTGGGACGGTGACGTCACCGTCCGGGTCCGGGAGGTCCTCGCCGAGGTCGGCCTGCCCGACGACGACGCGTTCCTGGCCCGCTACCCGCACCAGCTCTCGGGCGGGCAGCAACAGCGGGTCGGGATCGCGGCCGCGTTCGCGAACCGGCCCGACGTCGTCGTGCTCGACGAGCCGACGACCGGGCTCGACGTCACCACCCAGGACCTCGTCCTGGACACCGTGCGGGAGCTGGTGACCCGCTCGGCGACGGCGGCGCTCTACATCACCCACGACCTCGCCGTCGTCGCCGGGCTGGCGGACCGGGTGGCGGTCATGCAGTCCGGGGAGGTCGTCGAGACCGGGCCGGTGGCCCGGGTGCTCACCGCACCCGAGCACCCGTACACGCGGGGCCTGATCGCCGCGGTGCCCGACCTGGACCGGCGTGTCGAGCGGGCACCGGTCCCGAGCGGCGACGCGGCCGGCGAGCCGGTGCTGCGGGTGTCCGGCGCCGGGAAGCGCTTCGGCGCGACCACCGTCCTCGACGGGGTGGACCTGGAACTGTGGCCGGGCGAGTGCCTGATGCTGCTGGGCGAGTCCGGCTCGGGGAAGACCACGCTGGCCCGCGGGCTGTCCGGGCTGCTGCCGCTGGACTCGGGGACGCTGACGCTCAAGGGCGAGGAGCTGGCCACCCCGCGGTCCCACGCCCAGCTGCGCAGCGTGCAGTACGTGTTCCAGAGCCCGTTCGCGTCGCTGAACCCGCGCCGGACCCTGGCCGGGTCGCTGGAGGTTCCGCTGCGCCACCTCACCGACGCCGACGCCGGCACCCGCCGGGCCCGGGTCCTGGACATGCTGCGCCAGGTACGGCTCGACGAGTCGTTCGCGGCGCGCTACCCGGGGTCGCTCTCGGGCGGCGAGCGACAGCGTGCGGCCATCGCGCGGGCCCTGGTCACCGCACCGGACGTGCTGGTGTGCGACGAGGTCACCTCGGCGCTGGACGTGTCGGTGCAGGCCGCGATCCTGGACCTGCTCGCCCTGGTCCGCCGCGAGCTGGGCACGGCGATGGTGTTCGTGACCCACAACATCGCCCTGGCCCGCGAGGTGGCCGACCGGATCGCGGTGCTGCAGGGCGGCCGGATCGTCGAGCAGGGCACCGTCGAGGAGGTCCTGTCGAACCCCGCGAACGACTACACCCGCGAGCTGCTGGCGCACACGCCGTCGATGGCGGCGGTCCGATGA
- a CDS encoding serine hydrolase domain-containing protein, which yields MKGTVAPGYSAVADAFAAVLAGSRAGVAFSVVRDGEVLVELHGGLADPATGRPWEADTVAVLFSGTKGLTAAACAAVSDRLEPDAPVARYWPEFAAGGKERVTVGQVLSHTAGLLYPDPEPVGADRWDDRACAAVLARQEPLWEPGTAVAYHPTTYGAMTAELLARVTGRDPRAVVRDLVAQVPGARVFLGAAPPGPARIVRDPDYRISTFLTDPRRRRLVERMYRMLLEEPDLPNTSVYHRSGGLAGAGLASAPSMARFYAALCPSGPAPGVSPVPAAALARATRTWSEGTDAVNDRPLRFGLGFELADPIGTYGPEPVAFGHSGAGGGRHGAWPERGLGFSFLTNEMRAEDVDDRASSLLAALQTCG from the coding sequence ATGAAGGGCACCGTCGCGCCCGGGTACTCCGCCGTCGCGGACGCCTTCGCCGCGGTGCTCGCCGGGAGCCGTGCCGGCGTCGCGTTCTCGGTGGTCCGCGACGGGGAGGTGCTCGTCGAGCTGCACGGCGGGCTCGCCGACCCGGCCACCGGACGGCCCTGGGAGGCGGACACGGTCGCGGTGCTGTTCTCCGGCACCAAGGGTCTGACCGCGGCCGCCTGCGCGGCGGTGTCCGACCGGCTGGAGCCGGACGCTCCGGTGGCCCGGTACTGGCCGGAGTTCGCTGCGGGCGGCAAGGAGCGCGTGACCGTCGGCCAGGTGCTCTCGCACACCGCCGGGCTGCTGTACCCCGACCCCGAGCCGGTCGGGGCCGACCGGTGGGACGACCGGGCGTGCGCCGCGGTGCTCGCCCGGCAGGAGCCGCTGTGGGAGCCGGGCACGGCGGTCGCCTACCACCCGACGACCTACGGGGCGATGACCGCGGAGCTGCTGGCGCGGGTCACCGGGCGGGACCCCCGTGCGGTCGTGCGCGACCTGGTCGCGCAGGTCCCCGGTGCCCGGGTGTTCCTGGGTGCGGCCCCGCCGGGACCGGCGCGGATCGTGCGCGACCCGGACTACCGGATCTCGACGTTCCTCACCGACCCGCGGCGTCGACGACTCGTCGAACGGATGTACCGGATGCTGCTCGAGGAGCCGGACCTGCCGAACACGAGCGTCTACCACCGGTCCGGCGGTCTGGCCGGGGCCGGCCTGGCGAGCGCCCCGTCGATGGCCCGGTTCTACGCGGCGCTGTGCCCGTCGGGCCCGGCACCGGGGGTCTCCCCGGTACCGGCCGCGGCGCTGGCCCGGGCCACCCGGACCTGGTCGGAGGGGACCGACGCGGTCAACGACCGGCCGCTGCGGTTCGGCCTCGGCTTCGAGCTCGCCGACCCGATCGGGACCTACGGACCCGAGCCGGTCGCGTTCGGCCACTCCGGCGCGGGCGGCGGGCGGCACGGTGCCTGGCCCGAGCGGGGGCTCGGGTTCTCCTTCCTCACCAACGAGATGCGCGCCGAGGACGTCGACGACCGGGCGTCGAGCCTGCTGGCGGCGCTGCAGACCTGCGGGTGA